The Arachis hypogaea cultivar Tifrunner chromosome 19, arahy.Tifrunner.gnm2.J5K5, whole genome shotgun sequence genome has a window encoding:
- the LOC112775631 gene encoding benzaldehyde dehydrogenase, mitochondrial: MFAWKVGPALACGNTLVLKTAEQTPLSALYAAKLFHEAGLPEGVLNVVSAFGPTAGAALVSHMDVDKLIVMFPCQSLQSIRYEEVTDWLGSNRILLPKSILKKNTQTLPCQTTVVGRNKLWKCQNVQNT; the protein is encoded by the exons ATGTTTGCTTGGAAGGTTGGACCGGCATTGGCCTGTGGCAATACTCTTGTTCTCAAAACCGCTGAGCAGACACCATTGTCTGCTTTGTACGCAGCAAAACTATTTCATGAG GCTGGACTTCCTGAAGGTGTTTTGAATGTGGTATCAGCCTTTGGTCCCACTGCTGGCGCTGCTCTTGTAAGTCACATGGATGTGGATAAG CTGATCGTGATGTTCCCATGTCAGAGTCTGCAGAGCATTCGATATGAAGAGG TAACTGATTGGCTTGGTTCGAACAGGATTCTTCTGCCTAAATCTATACTTAAGAAGAACACACAGACACTCCCGTGTCAGACGACAGTAGTTGGACGGAACAAGCTTTGGAAGTGTCAAAATGTACAAAATACATAA